A DNA window from Vespula vulgaris chromosome 18, iyVesVulg1.1, whole genome shotgun sequence contains the following coding sequences:
- the LOC127070420 gene encoding protein YIPF1: MDGDRTKNTDSQFISFHDFSTMNQPSNVGQAQLDIGASTHQTYNNLPNDSTGIGILEDLQGIPNRNEDTPQYSFWTIEYYQKFFNVNTNDVIERIKRSMFPHSTENYLVTHIRPNPDLYGPFWICVTLVFSIAISGNMANYLQTANSSHYHWRYDFHLISYAATSIFLYAWLLPLALWGALKWTTSMRNTEEELIESYASPGLLELICLYGYSLTIYIPVAFLWTIQIGWLQWTLAVIATFLSGGVLLRSLYPVISGKHKIIYVTIILGMHLLLAAGFMIYFFHGPSKILPQHAKEILSSALPPTENINNKIMEKVVLNATKNGIIKT; this comes from the exons ATGGACGGCGATCGTACAAAGAACACAGATTCGCAATTTATATCATTCCATGATTTTTCTACGATGAATCAGCCAAGCAACGTTGGCCAAGCACAACTTGACATTGGTGCTTCCACTCATCAAACTTACAATAATTTACCAAATGACTCTACAGGAATCGGTATTCTTGAAGATCTACAAGGCATACCCAACAGAAATGAAG ATACACCTCAGTACAGTTTTTGGACAATCGAATATTATCAGAAGTTTTTTAACGTTAATACGAATGATGTAATAGAACGTATCAAAAGATCCATGTTTCCACATAGTACTGAAAATTATTTGGTAACGCACATAAGACCCAATCCAGATCTGTATGGTCCATTTTGGATATGCGTTACTTTAGTATTTTCTATAGCAATAAGCGGTAACATGGCTAACTATTTACAAACGGCCAATTCTAGTCATTATCATTGGAGATATGATTTCCATCTTATCTCGTACGCTGCAACTTCAATATTCTTATATGCTTGGCTTTTGCCTCTAGCCTTATGGGGTGCACTAAAATGGACAACAAGTATGAGGAATACGGAAGAAGAATTGATAGAa tcttATGCATCTCCGGGACTTTTAGAGCTTATATGCCTTTATGGATATTCTTTAACCATTTACATTCCAGTTGCATTTTTGTGGACAATACAAATCGGTTGGTTACAGTGGACTTTAGCAGTGATAGCTACATTTTTATCGGGTGGTGTATTGCTTCGTTCATTGTACCCCGTAATCTCAG gaaagcataaaataatatatgttacCATAATTCTTGGTATGCACCTTCTTCTGGCAGCAggttttatgatatatttctttcatggGCCATCCAAAATATTACCGCAACatgcaaaagaaatattatcttctGCGTTACCACCTAcagaaaatatcaataataaaataatggaaaaggTTGTGTTGAATGCAACGAAAAATGGAATAATTAAAACTTAA